The genomic segment gtttgcattatatatttcaaattggtCTTATTTATAGTTGACGTGAAACTTTAACTATAGTTAATCATAAGATATCAAATAagtcaattataaaaaaaaaaaaactcaattttacTCATTTTAGTAATTGTTTTTGCTCTTTCAACATTTTGGTAATATAACACCTCTGACTCGATTGGAGCATGGTAAATATAAACCATGCCCAGTTTGGAATGAATGGAGTGCAAAACTAGAGGAGGTAAAGCTATTGTGAAAAATCGGCTGGATACTCTTTGAATGAAATTGGTAGTAAACGTCTGATGTCATCTTCAAACTTGGttagaataaaataacaattaatttctatatgttttgttGATTTATACAAAACTCGAATAGCAGCGGCTATGTGTAGATCACTTTGAttatgacaataaaataaacaatgtgTAGAtcacataaaagaaataacagcCACTAGTAACTCACAAGTAGCAGTGGAAAGTGCCATGTACTCAGTTTTAGAAGAAGATTTTGAAACTCTTTGTTGCTTCTTTGCTTTCTAAGAAATTAATGATGAACTAAAAAAGAAGCGATATCATGAAATGAATTTTCTAGAGTGAAGATAGGCAGTCAATCATCTATATGTTGCTACATCTTCATATTACTTACTTGCATCTTAATATAAACTGAATAGTGGAGTTTTGGCAGGCTTTGATCCAAGTAGACCAGATTCAATTAGAAGATCTAAATAATATTTCCTCTAGATTGATATTCCCAGTTTGGAATGTTCCACCTCTATAATACAAGGACCTAAATCCTTGATTTTCAAATTGGAGTCAAGAATAGACTTTATTATGGTGAATTAATCAAAATAGCTTGCAAGAACCACATCATTTACATAGATGAAAAGAGATGTGAAAATCTTCCCCATTTTtgaaagtgaatagtaaaagggTTAAACCATTTTCCGTTTGTATAATTTTGTAACCTTATGTTattcatgtaattttttttcatgtaaagtAAATGTTTACAAATTTATGATGGAATTTACAAGAAAATTTACTAGACTCTTACACGTTTACGTAAATTTTTGAGTTTGACAATGGAGtttttcataccatttcttgCCTGCTTTATTGAAACcatataaattgatgtaaatgCCAATTGTAGGCATATGTCAAAgccaacaaaatcaccattctAGTAAGCTTAGCTACTGGTGGTGGAAAAGTGTCCAAAAAAATCAAGACACATTTACctttattaactaattttacACCATTCAATTATACTAATCCTATCAGAATTTATTACACTTATAGTCTTAATATATGATGGAGGTTGGAATGAAGTAAACCTAAAAAGGCGGAACCCTAGATAGTGgtgaaaaggaaaagagaaagttaTATCTAAGAAATTGGAAAGGTTGGGGAAAAGTGGTGGAAAGCATAAGATGAGAATGTGAATGTTTGTGGTCCATGATTTGAAGTTGTGAACTGACAAGCACTATAGTTTGTGGTGCAATATGGAGTAGTTTGAATGAGGGTTCCCTTAACACATGAAAAAACTAACGGTGTCTAAAATCAAGAACGTGCCCACACAAACCTTCAATTTCCCTATTTCACGCCAATTTCAGCCTTTCATAAGATAAGAAACATCACCTTCCACTATCACTTCATGTATACACAACTAAGGGCATAGTAAGAAAGGTGTTTTTCATTATTGGTTActacttttattaaataatcacTAGAACTAAATATGATTGATCTGGTTCTTTTGTAATCTACATATAAACTATTTGATTGGCTTTTAGTGATATTGTTAATAAAagattgttaattatttttttaaaattgtaaaagacTTTCAAAAAGTAGCATGCAATGTTAACCTAAGTGCACAATAAATCTAGTAGTCGCTCAAACGAGAGGATAATTGAAGCTCCTAAGATTTAATATGTCAGAATTTGTCCAACAACTACGGACAACGTCCAATAACAGCCAAGTCAGTGAATTCTTTAACTTTAGAGTTGCTCAACAATAATATTAGCTTTCAACAACGAGTGAGTCATTAAACTCTTTGACTTCAACGTCGTCTAACAACTCAATCCTCTTAGTGAGTCGTCTGCATAATGTAGAAGACCAAAACCTACTAATTTCATATCATTCCAACCATATCAAACAAATCTAATGCTTCTTATAGATCACAAAACATATCAACCAACtcaattcattatatttatagtatCATTCACAAAGTATTACCAATTTCATCACACAACTTacatatacaaataaatatttctacttctaaattcacaaacaattataaataattaataatattattacaatatCATAGCCACATTcagttaattaaataattttaaaacataaaataactaaaattatctTCCTTCACTTGTGACCCAGCTCAAACAATTCTAAAAACATCAAAACGTCTTTAACTTCACATAATGCTCTATTTACACACATAAACATCACAAGAACAATTATGACCATACcattatgataatttattagTAAGGActtcaatataatattaaaaagatacacACAAGCGAAGTAAGGCTCACATTGaacataaaatagaaataaaccAAGAAAAAGATTGAAACTTAACTTATTCAAATTAAgaaattgattaaattgaaGGGTTTGTTACAAGGATCAATCTCACGAGATCTTGATTCtttaatcaaacaaacacaGATAAAAAACTCTCAAAGAGAAATTAGAGAACTTTAAcaaaaattagataaattgtgtattttaaaataataaaattataaaaaaaaaactatttatattaaatctttttaatattaaaataatgaagtctcaatacttttaaattttaaaatgtcatttaTTAGGTCTAAACATTCAATATTGTATTACTCTCTTTATCTCATggtaatacaaataaaaatcaatttttatggttaaatttataaaaaatataaaataaaaataactataaaatgaatcatttttataattttattataagtgtgtatttttttagaattaattattcaattttaaaaacagaaattcaaaatagtATTGAATGTCTATATATATCAATACTCAACATTATATAACctctttatttatactaataaaaatacaCGCATTATGCGTGTCTATTTacttttgataataaaaaataaaagattattttttattattaaatttataaaaaatataaagtaaatatagaataaataatgtttataatgCTATTATAAGTATGTAGAATTTTTAGGAGTagttattgaatttaaaaaaaatcaaaatcaaaagaataaataaatttacttatattAATAAGGATAAAATTGGTATTGAAATGTACACACTAAAATAgctattacaaatatttataagaaaatatcaCCTTTATAGATAGTTATAAATGATTGTGTGTTTTCTCTCAGGAAGGTTTTTGTAACAGATAAAAAATAGACATTTGTGTTTGTATACAACGTCAAAAAAAACATGAGTATTTTACTCTTGTAGTTAAGCAATGTTTTCACATGTTACAATTCAAAAGAGAATTATAGATGGTTGAAACTGGTGTCCAAcaacagagaaaagaaaaactgtCAGAAGACGATTAACTGAAGAATGCATTCAAATGTACCACTTTCCACAATTATGTTGCCTACCAAACTTGACCAAAGATTGAAATAAGCACCGAAACTCATGATATCAGCTCTTAATCATGAGACATGGTAATGGTATCATGGCCAACTTATCACTTCCATTCAATAATGTGTGATGAGAAAGCACTGAAGCATTGATGTCAATATCCACCAACTTTCACTGtaaaaatatactatataaCTGCTATATACcaagtttcattatttcaaATGCATTTCCAACCTTAGTGCATATCAGAGAGAAACACTATCCTCCTCTGAAAAATGTCAGACATTCTCAAAAACCCAGAAAATTTTGTAGTTAAGGTGAGTAGGAAAAGTGTTGTGAAAGCACTGAATCCTCCACAAGAACCATTTTCAATCACTCTCTCAAATCTTGACCTGCTTTCAGGTCGTTTTCCTGTTACATACTTGTATTTCTACCGCAAACCAGAATCAGATAACTTCAAGGCTTTTGTTGATGCTCTTAAAAGCTCTCTGGCACAAATACTTGATCACTATTATCCCTTTGCTGGCCAAATTGTTCAAAATCCCAAAACCAGTGAGCCTGAGATCATATGTGACAACAATGGTGCTCTAATCATTGAAGCACACACAGATACCCCATTAAAGAGTGTAGATTTTTATGATCTCAATGAAACTCTTCAAGATAAGGTAGTCTCAGTTGAACCAGATTTCCCCACGCAAATTCAGGTGACTGAATATTCATGTGGAGGTATGTCTATAGCCTTTACTTTTGATCATGCATTAGGTGATGCCAGTTCCTTTGGTAAGTTCATTGCTTCCTGGTGTGAAATGGCTCAAAAGAAACCACTCTCCTGCATACCAGACCATACTAGACACCTTCGTGCACGTTCTTCTCCCAATTATCAACCATCGTTGGATCAAAATTTTGTGAGGTGCACCATGGAAGAGATACAGAACATGCCAATGAACCATATCTCACTGAAACGCCTTTATCATATCAAAGCATCAAGCATCAACATGCTGCAGAAACTTGCTTCTGGGAATGGAGTCAAGAAAACAAAGATTGAGGCTTTCTCCGCGTATGTATGGAAGATAATGATTGGTAGCATTGATCAAAGGCATGAAAAGTGCAAGATGGGTTGGTTGGTGGATGGAAGAGAAAGGATGGGAAGAGGAGAGAACTTGATGTCAAATTACATTGGTAATGTGCTGTCTGTGGCATTTGGGGAGGCAAGTATTGAAGAATTGAAAAAAGGGTCTATATCAGACATTGCTAACACAGTGCATGAGGCAATTTCAAAGGTAAACAATGAGGATCATTTTTTGGAGTTGATTGATTGGATTGAGTGTCATAGGCCTGGTTTGATGCTAGCAAAGGCAGTGTTGGGTGAACAAGTACCAACCCTAGTGGTGTCCTCAGGACAAAGGTTTCCTGTTACTGAGGTTGACTTTGGATTCGGGAGACCCTTGCTAGGGACAGTTTACACTAGCATTCCAAGGGTAGGAGTTGGATACATGAACCAAAGGTTAAGTGCCAAGGGTGATGGTTCATGGACTGTGTCTGCCATTTTGTGGCCAGAACTGGAAGATGCATTGCTGAATGACCCAATTTTCCACCCCATGTCTGTTTCTCATCTTCAACTTTAGTGCACTACATGCTTTCATCTTCTTTATGGTTCGGTATCAGCGTTTGTCTgtcagttttatttattttagaaagtaTTCCAATAAATAATGCCTAtctttatcaaatatatatatatatatatatatatatatatatatatatatatatatatatatatatatatatatatatatataaatgagacaaaaatcaatttttaactatttttaataatttataaaaaaaattgtataaacaaCTAAAACCATGTTATCCCTACACAACttcaatgaaaattaaaaaaaaaagtgccaAAAATTGTGTCAAACGAGTAAGATATCTTGACGGTAAAATCGTATCAAACTAACATAACTagtacatttttataattttcttcaaaTGCATCCATTCCGATAAcataacttgaaaaaaaaatatatatcattttagtGCTTTTGCCATCCAGTAACTGAGTAACGGAgataaacacaatagaattagACATAACTAGTTCAATATTATGATAATAGAGACACAAGCACGAAGCCTTTGTTGAAGTTTGTTCTTTATatcacttaattttcttttttgccGAACTCGTTTATAGCTTCTACAAACTACGAAATTTGTCCTTTGatggacattttttttttatcttacttTTTTCCCCACTAAAAAACGTGTGACTGTGTGTGCCACGTTCAGTACGACACTTGCATTATGTTTGACAACTTTGCAAATATATGGAAAATAGGTCAAGGTATCCTTCGTTAAGACATACAATATCTAGTGAGAACTAGCACCTTGGGAAAAATCCTGCCGAGGGCAAAAGATGGCAGCAACACGTAGCCATTTACATAATCAACCACGACAATACATCCATTACGGCAGCTTCGCTCACCAAAAACATAACTTCTCCAGCAACAAAAATGCATACAGTAAGCAGAACTTCATTTTCTCAATCAGTAGATTCCAGCATGTCATCCCAATAAAGTGACAACTTCCTCTCTATAGTGGTTGTTCAACAGGAAAGAAGAAATCCTGTATCCTTCACTTTTCATCTCCCAAGCTATATATGCAGTTACATATATAAAATGGCACTGTCAACCCTACACAATCAGGGAATATGACATCTAAGAAGTGTTTCACCAGCTTCAGTATTCGACTCATCTATTAATTTCTTTGGAATTTCCTTTTTAGCTTGTGTGACTTCGAAGGtgctttaaaattttgagtgCTGGACATCTTCACGTTTCTCTTCCCACCACCACCAATGAAACTTTTGTTCCCACTTTTCTTGCCTTTTCTACTTTCTTCTGGCCTACTTCTCTTGGGTAAACTTAATCCATCACTACTGGTAGATTTAAATGGTTCCTTTTGGCCAGGCTTGACTGTCTCAAATTTGTTGtctctctttcttttgttgCTCTTTATTGAATCTTTATCTGGGGTAGCTGCTCTTCCAGGCTTCCTCCACTCTGGCCTAAAAAGGGTGAGAAAAAAGAGGACTCACAATCAGCTTCGAAGAAACAAAAActcaattcatttttttcagaAGCAACTAAATATACCTCTTGGTAAAAGAATCTTGAGGGATATTTTCTGAATCTTTAGTGACTGCTTCACTTGATTTGCCATGCCGGTTCTGCAAGTCAATAGACACcataatataaacttttatcAAATCTGTACAATCAGTAAGCAGTACACCATCTACATATATTACAAGTTTAAAATGAGCTAGAAAGTAGTGCAAAATCCAAAgcaagaaaaaggagaaaagaattTCCCACCAACCAACAAATGATTAATCAAAGTTTTATTGTGAATATTCTTTTAGCCACGGAGTTTCCTAATTGATCTTGACTTTAAAAAATCCGATGGAATCacaatacaaatattaataaaaaaaatctaaggcATAAAATATCCCAGATGACAATGAGaatagatgaaaataaaactaacgGAAATAAGGAACCTTAAACGTGCTGTTAGCTTTCATAATGAGAAGAAATTTAATCTCTTTGTTTCTATTCTTcgtacatattttaatttaacaatttttccaaccaatttaattttaaaaagaaatttaacaaTTAATCTACCAATTTGACAAAAATCACTCTAATAAGAGTTGATGTATCCCAGAAAAAACAGTAGGGAAAAATAGGAACTAAAAGGAGAGCAGGTATAACCTTTGCTAAATAAGAACTGAAATTTGCTTGAATTTTTATCCTTTAAAGCACAAGCCTAATCATTCAAAAGCCCAATCTTGATATGAATTTTTAAGCTACTATTTGCTGACCTTCATGGATTTGCATACAATTCTGTATGTAACATAGCTAGGCCGACACCAAACTTAAACTATAGAAGAACCATTACAATCATAATCTTTTAATCAATACTAAAAACAGTACCTCTAGAACAGTCTTGAGAAAAAACTTGTATTTCTCCGGGGTAACCAGTTTGACAGCAGCAGAACCACACTTCcgtaataatatttcaaatataacagTGACctgcagaaaataaaaacacattattCCGATAGATCTGTAAAGTATGCAGATCAATGTGTTCATGTTGTGCAGGTGCATGTGCATCTAATTTAGCACACACCAGCATGTTTAAGACCGAGCTAAACATTAGATATTGTTCATACCTTTGATCTAAAATGATGTCTTGAGACAGACGACCAGGGGAGGATTTCAGTAATAACATCTGACAAAATATTCTGCAGCTCCCTTGCTTGTAAGCTAGATACCATCACTTTAACAAAGCCCAAGACAGCCTATTACAGATGTAAAATTAAACAACGATAACAGCAAGATGTTCAAACTCAAAATATGATCGTAAAAACGTATAACACTCACTTTTATGATTTCCACATCTTTGGTTTGCAGCAGAGATAAAAGAGAGGGGACAAGGCCTGAAACAGATATTAAAAGACTTGTATCCTGGTATACCAATACAGACAGCGCAGACACTGCTCCACTTTTTATATGAGGAGATGATCCAGAAAGGTATCCCATTATCTGTATATTGAGAGTATATGAGAGTATAAGTTACTGACACGTTTCCACCTCACACAATGGACACAGCATTGATTGCGTGATTGTTagcttatataaaaaaaaaaaaaaacataaatagagCATGATAAACGTGGGAAGTTCGATACTTAATAGAGCGATATCCCACAAGCATATTTAGGAGCAGCCTAGTTAGTAGCTCAAATCTTAGTGATCCtctgaataaaacaaaattgaaatcatgcatggACTTACCATGCTAACTAGTTTGTGATATGGTTCAATAGAACCAACACATAATGAGTCTCTCAGGGTAGAACTTAAATTTATGAGCAAATCATATGCTTCTTTCCTAGTTTCATCCTTGCCCTAAACAGAACCATTGGACATAAATCAGTACTAAATTTAAGCCAAAGATCTTTCAAGAATATGAATGGCAAGTATTTCATATACTTACATCCTTTAATGTGAGAATAATTTCATTGAGAATAAGAAAAACCTTCGAGTTCTCCTCTTCTTCTAAATTAGCCTGCAGAATACACacgtatatatataaaaaaagaaatgacCACTCAATAATGTACAATATTACGACTGGATATAAATTATATGGACCCCTCCCATCCTCCTTCAAAGACCAAAGAGCAAGAAATACAAAGATAGTCAAAATAACTGgactaacaagcaaaacccagTAAGAAAACATGTCTAATATGCTATAACTTTTTGAAAGGCTCTTCACAGAATACTAAAAGGAAAAAACCATGCATATATCAAACAAAAGTGGCATGTACATTTGCTAAACCAGCCTCACTGTAATTTCAACAatcaaaggaaaagaaattgcaACAGAAGTTTCTTTAGAGACATAATCATATAAACTTATATAAGAATGTTTGTAACAACTCTGAAAACCTACTGCGTACAAGTGTTTTTGGAAACAAGCACAGCAATTTCAATGCTGCAAGTTGGTTGCcggttaattttatttaaaaagtttatggcactcaataaaaaatttaattggcatttaaaattattttaataaaaaaaataaaaaatgtagatGTACATTAGTCAAAGATAAAGACATCAAGTTAAATCTTGAATGTGAAGCTATAAATGAACTAGAACCAAAATAGACAAAGCAGTCAGGCTAGCTATCCAGTTTTGGTGAGTTTAAATACAGCGTCAATTGAAAATGACACATGGACTAAACAATATAAGGAGTTGGATACTAAAATAGATTTCTGCAACATAGTCGCCAAAAAATTTATAGAACCATGTCATACATATCTaagatgataaattttaaataagaatgaaacattatcataattcataacTGAGAATTCTGACCTTCATTGCATGTACCATCAGCAGGCGAAAACAAGAATATCGACTTCTAAGAGATGTAATTGCAGTTGGAGGTTTTAATCCATGTAATAAATCAATTAGCTCAACGTATCGAGAAGAAGAGAAGCATGGATTCTCCTGCATCATTCAGCAACAATACTGAGATAGACAGACAGAgttgaaagagagaaaaacatgGAAGATATGATGAACCCAGAACTGCAAAAACAGGTTGAATCCCAGCCCACCATGAGTTTTCGTCATGATGTGTTGGAAGGCCCATCAATGCAACACCTTGTGGCAACCCATTAAGGAAACCaatcaagataaaaaaatgGGCCAGTAGcccattaacaaaaaaatagaaGGATCAATTGCTGTGTAAAGTAAGGAAGAAAACCTCGCCTCTCCAAAATGAAAAGAAACCATCTGTCATTATGCGCAACCATCACCAAATCCCCACAAGTTGGTCCGGTCAGCACAGGTTCAGCCTAATGAGTCAAGTTCTAAGTGAATCAAGCGACTTTTTTTATATACCTAAAATGTTCCTAATTTTTCCAATCCATCCTGACCCAAACTAGTGATGGGCCATTTTGGCCTATGGATTTCAGCCCGTTTTGAAATCTATactcatttaatatattaaagcaATAAATACAACATTCACTAGGAACAtaactaaataacaaaataaatcataaaatagaaaaaataaaacctaacaGCACCTAGGGTACACACTACAACAgtatagatatataaaaaagatatcaaatatttcttagATTTTCTAAGAGATACATAGATAGTCAGATAACAAGACTAAGAGggagaaaatgaaacaaaaaaatctcaaacaaaTCCAGACCTCCAAAATTTTTCTCAATGTGTTGTATGCTTCGAGATGAACACTCTCATCACTTTCCTGTAAAACCAAAAGCATAcatgaaattattttacaaaattatatagttagtcaaaagaattaaagaaaacagTAAGATCAATTAAAAGTATTCTCCAAACTTTGAAAAATACCTGAAATGAATGTAtggttaaattataaattttctcaaGCAGATCATCCTTTGCTCCTTCAACTAGGCAAGATACCATTTCCAATATCAGACACCTGAAGAACAAAATGACTTAGTTTTGGTAttcattatataataacaaaaaattgaaaggTAGTAACAGGTTATCAGGGCATATGGTTTGGATATTATTAATTTCAGATTTGGAAACATCATTTTATAGCTCAAGAAGATGTAATTGTGTAAAAGCTCAGCCATTCCACTAATATGTATGAAGGCTTGCTTCTGAACAAGATTCATAACTGAATAAACAGTTTCAATTAATTTTGTCCAACTaccaaaaataaacaaatgttATTACTATCAGGCACCAACACTTTAAAACTTGAACCAGTTGGCAGTAGGCACGCAAATGATTCATTAAATCTCTTAACATGTTTCACCCACAAAAGTCTTCCAGAATGAAACACAGACAATCTCCCAAccttttatttatcataaatgtAAGTTTTAGAAGAATGCAGAAGTTAAGGATTAAACTCTTGACCAAGTTGGCAATATACCATTAAATTGTTCGGTGTAAGCGCatgaatgattttattttactacataATTTTGCAATATACAGCCaaaattagatgaaaaataGAGTCTTTAGATTGATAACTCCCAAGAATCACTCAATTATTTTGCTGTACGTGTTGGTAAATGGCATACTTCTATAATTAAACTTAGAGGAACTATGCATAATCTTCTGTCACAAATCAGGTACTGCAGTGTAGCCATCAAAGGAAATAATAAACCTATGTGACCACATAATCAACAAGATGCTGACTCCGTAGATCGGATCAAAAAACAGcagaaaaaaatattaccaTCTCagttaagaaacaaaaaagaaatgcaAAACCAATATAATTTGAGAAATGCTAACAGACACCAATACTGAAAATTACTCTTGTATAAATTAATCATTGTACCTCTGAGAGCATCCCTTCAAGTCACTTTGATCACTGTCTACCTCTCCAGGACTTGACAATACTTTAGCTTCACCTTCACAATCTACAAGTTGAGACCTCTTAAGCAGAGACAGAAGAAGCTCTTTGATTACAGAAGAATCAGTGACAGACGCTAGGCACCCAATTGCTCcctgaaaaagaaaggaaacaaatGTTCCAAATTACTTAAACATTATCAAAACGTCAATATAACGTAAATAATGACCAAGATCAGAAAGCAGTTGACAACTAAGTGTAAACAAGATATCAACCAGCATTCTAAGGGCAAGAAAAGCAAGAGGCAACATTAAAAGCCAATAATGTTCAGcctagaaattcttcaaattatATAACTGGCCCAAGTAGAATAAGACCATTCCACCATAATAGCTAATTCATGCATTTTCTACAACAAAATAGAACATAAGAGAAAGGTATCATTCTATATGGGAGAATGAGTAACACAAGTGATAAATGCAGAACCTTTAAAGATAAGCGTGCTTCAGGAAGTGAACTGATAAATAAATCTGATAAAACATACAACAACTGATTTGAACAAGACGCCAATGACTTTATGTTTTTGGTAGCAGCTTTCTTTGAATAAGTAGGTTGCATGCTGAACTCCGATAGAAAATCATATTCACCAAGGCAATCTTCCATACTCTTTTTAGGGCTAAGTGCAGCTTTGTTCTCATTTACAAGAATCTGCACAAAATTCATAACCattttagaaggaaaaagaactgaaaaaataaaaaggatataacaacaaaatttacaagGGTCTCCCCACTAGTTTGTGGAAGTGTTACCTGCAATGCCTTGGAAACATTTTGATGCATGGAAGGATCCTTCTTAAGAAAAGTAATAAGGACATCAGAGAGACGAGTACAATTTTGGTAAGTATCAGTTGCATGACGACAAAAGGCAGGCAGCAGTCCCCGAAGGTCATGAGCACAGGCCATCATTTCCTGACTAATCTCTGACTTTCTGACTGAAAGAAACAGGAAAAAATTTGCTCCccaatttaaacaaaaaagtgATTGTCGTAAGACTGGAATTGTACGGACAGCGGCAAAGGGGAAAAATATTTGAGAACAAGAAAACATACAATGTTTTTCTCTAGTTGTTTTTCTAAATCATCAGAATATCCCAAATTATCTAATTGCTACAAATTAGTTTCCTTTTCCtattattgtttatataaacaaaatggaCAAGTAATTATCTTTCACTATTTACAGACACAATTATTTTGAGAAGCTTCtctgctttcaaagtaatagaaAATCAGACAAGCTTTGTCGATCTCTAAGtcaaaaatgtaaagaaaaaggGGGATGGGAACCAGGCTCAAAGCAATGCAAGTGGTAATGACAGAGAGGGgataaacataagaaaaaaaactcaAGCTTCCTCCaccttaaaagaaaagaaaaaaaaatgaagaaagaaaacagCCTCAAAGcacataacataaaatatacCTTTTCGACTAGCCTTCTTAAAGGACTTGGCAAGAGGCATGATATGGTCCATGTAGTATGAAAGTGATGCACCACTGACATAGCGCTTCAAGATTGGTAGTAGCCAAATATTTGAATAAGTATAGCTGTGTTCATCAAGGGATATAGGTACAAGTGAAAGAAATTTCTCTATACCCATAGCATAAACAGCACACCCAATGCATTTCTGAAGCTGCATAAAAATGAAAAGCAGATGAGTCAGCAATCAGTTTAAATTGTACCAAACCAGAAATAACTGTAATAAAAAAGTACTAGTAGTAAGTAGTAATTAAATGTTTTCGAGAAAAAAGATTAT from the Vigna angularis cultivar LongXiaoDou No.4 chromosome 3, ASM1680809v1, whole genome shotgun sequence genome contains:
- the LOC108326159 gene encoding uncharacterized protein LOC108326159 isoform X2 → MEEDHTESFKDGSDLCQQLMDRYANSAAPQHRHLLATAAALRSNIATESLPLTPPAYFAAAISTLDAAEALDPVALSALVSFMAIALPLVPPGGIAASKSHKASEILVAVLAREGEELGAACMRAMVKCLGVLIGFCDLEDWDGIKFGFEALLKFSICKRPKVRRCAQEAMEKVFKSIKASTVTNEASKLVLSELKSCSALALKLSASRTFDGCKEDKVLNHLEVLHLMNLINLIAPYLSTKMILRVLSEVHKLFSFMSSELARHALKTIEAIFEAFRIKNIVLEKEDIVVSLTSFVYLRDKNSLDTVILASKLLGVAMDLLYNGQSSLWIKNLPPVCRSVIGLLNFEGNTASQASNILKDVLKHHISHLSVLMGTDQTFIDGSLERVKADAIESTCAVFEDALSSTDGIPNEHVLSVISVLFLELGEFSFMLMRNIVLKLADLMVQISGGKVHNEHLQKCIGCAVYAMGIEKFLSLVPISLDEHSYTYSNIWLLPILKRYVSGASLSYYMDHIMPLAKSFKKASRKVRKSEISQEMMACAHDLRGLLPAFCRHATDTYQNCTRLSDVLITFLKKDPSMHQNVSKALQILVNENKAALSPKKSMEDCLGEYDFLSEFSMQPTYSKKAATKNIKSLASCSNQLLYVLSDLFISSLPEARLSLKGAIGCLASVTDSSVIKELLLSLLKRSQLVDCEGEAKVLSSPGEVDSDQSDLKGCSQRCLILEMVSCLVEGAKDDLLEKIYNLTIHSFQESDESVHLEAYNTLRKILEENPCFSSSRYVELIDLLHGLKPPTAITSLRSRYSCFRLLMVHAMKANLEEEENSKVFLILNEIILTLKDIMGYLSGSSPHIKSGAVSALSVLVYQDTSLLISVSGLVPSLLSLLQTKDVEIIKAVLGFVKVMVSSLQARELQNILSDVITEILPWSSVSRHHFRSKVTVIFEILLRKCGSAAVKLVTPEKYKFFLKTVLENRHGKSSEAVTKDSENIPQDSFTKRPEWRKPGRAATPDKDSIKSNKRKRDNKFETVKPGQKEPFKSTSSDGLSLPKRSRPEESRKGKKSGNKSFIGGGGKRNVKMSSTQNFKAPSKSHKLKRKFQRN
- the LOC108326159 gene encoding uncharacterized protein LOC108326159 isoform X1, whose amino-acid sequence is MEEDHTESFKDGSDLCQQLMDRYANSAAPQHRHLLATAAALRSNIATESLPLTPPAYFAAAISTLDAAEALDPVALSALVSFMAIALPLVPPGGIAASKSHKASEILVAVLAREGEELGAACMRAMVKCLGVLIGFCDLEDWDGIKFGFEALLKFSICKRPKVRRCAQEAMEKVFKSIKASTVTNEASKLVLSELKSCSALALKLSASRTFDGCKEDKVLNHLEVLHLMNLINLIAPYLSTKMILRVLSEVHKLFSFMSSELARHALKTIEAIFEAFRIKNIVLEKEDIVVSLTSFVYLRDKNSLDTVILASKLLGVAMDLLYNGQSSLWIKNLPPVCRSVIGLLNFEGNTASQASNILKDVLKHHISHLSVLMGTDQTFIDGSLERVKADAIESTCAVFEDALSSTDGIPNEHVLSVISVLFLELGEFSFMLMRNIVLKLADLMVQISGGKVHNEHLQKCIGCAVYAMGIEKFLSLVPISLDEHSYTYSNIWLLPILKRYVSGASLSYYMDHIMPLAKSFKKASRKVRKSEISQEMMACAHDLRGLLPAFCRHATDTYQNCTRLSDVLITFLKKDPSMHQNVSKALQILVNENKAALSPKKSMEDCLGEYDFLSEFSMQPTYSKKAATKNIKSLASCSNQLLYVLSDLFISSLPEARLSLKGAIGCLASVTDSSVIKELLLSLLKRSQLVDCEGEAKVLSSPGEVDSDQSDLKGCSQRCLILEMVSCLVEGAKDDLLEKIYNLTIHSFQESDESVHLEAYNTLRKILEENPCFSSSRYVELIDLLHGLKPPTAITSLRSRYSCFRLLMVHAMKANLEEEENSKVFLILNEIILTLKDGKDETRKEAYDLLINLSSTLRDSLCVGSIEPYHKLVSMIMGYLSGSSPHIKSGAVSALSVLVYQDTSLLISVSGLVPSLLSLLQTKDVEIIKAVLGFVKVMVSSLQARELQNILSDVITEILPWSSVSRHHFRSKVTVIFEILLRKCGSAAVKLVTPEKYKFFLKTVLENRHGKSSEAVTKDSENIPQDSFTKRPEWRKPGRAATPDKDSIKSNKRKRDNKFETVKPGQKEPFKSTSSDGLSLPKRSRPEESRKGKKSGNKSFIGGGGKRNVKMSSTQNFKAPSKSHKLKRKFQRN